One Ostrea edulis chromosome 6, xbOstEdul1.1, whole genome shotgun sequence genomic window, tttttattaaagaatttgtataaaagtttattgtttcagcataaaaatctagcaagcatagtatctttctggagaagaaataatattaaacataaacaaagacaaaatcctttcagatgtggacagttttccatccaacagacagttcttatacaatgatcatagttattctcttcataacaatctaattaaatatcaatctaaCGTCAGctctctttttttcttcttcttttttttttcttcttttttttttttttttgatcatttttgaaaataggactgtcattttttatatatatatatatatatatagggcttTATAGGACTTTTTATAATGACTTGTAGAGAACATATAATAACCTTTGAgtttataggaataaatagggacttgacacactgattataactatatatatagtattgcATGATAAATCTGCAAGATAAAGCATTTTGAAGTAAATATTCTCACATTAAAAATATGGCaatgcatgtacagtgtactatATTTAAGCAAAACCTTTTCCCAGTCTGACAAAAATTTCatctttaagaaaatatttctaagaAAAATGTTTCTTTGTAATCCATATCAAAGGAATCAGCACAACGAAGCTGGCAGTGATGTGTTAAAGGCATCATCTGAAATTCAACATGTTTCAACGACTGCACCTACAAGTTCTCAAGCATCAGCAACAGAAAATGTTAACCCAATTCTTCCTGGTTTTTATATTCTATGATTCAATACAAGTATCAAGGAGCAGTATTTACAAATGACATGATATCTATGCACcacaatataaaaatgtaaatactcCACTGAAAGTGTAAAGAGAACTTTACTcaactgaatttgaattatctACTACATTTATGTACAAATTTAAGTGTATGACAGCAAACAGAATTTTATCTCCAAGACCCTCTACATATATCTACCATACAAAGATATTAATGACCTGTAAACAAATCTTTCTGTCACACTGAATCAGTGTTTATTGTTTCCTTGTTGTCATGAGGGGAGGGGGCATATTATGCCAGGTACAAACACATTCTTGTTTTCATAGTTGGTGTGGTAAATCaacatcatacatgtaaatcagaATCATATTTATGGATAAATGGCTTAAAATGTTGGACATAAAACTTAGCTAGTTTCTGAACTAACACATCCATAGTAGACATGTTTGGATAAACTCTTTCTACATATAAGTTTTGTTTGGTATATGTAATGAAGTCACAAAATGGAGCTCCAGTGAGAAGCTGTCTTTGGACTTGATACCAGTGGGAATGCTCATGTTTTAAGCTGAAAGTGTCGCCATTTCTTTGAAGGAAGAAATCATTTCTTGTTTCACATGCTTCACTGATGGTATTGTCTCTGACAGAGTAAGGACATTTAATTTCAATCAAGCCACTTTCAGACTTATCACACACTATGCCATCAGGAGTAGCACCTAGAAATGGTAGTTCTGTGTTTACAATCAAACCTATATCATGAAGGTGGTGTCCCGTTTTCTTAATGTACATTTGCTTGGCAATGTGTTCATTCGCTTTACCATATGATGTAGCAGAAGATGTGAAATCATTCTTTTGAAATGTGTTCTTTAAAAATTTCTGGTTTACGTCTTTTTTCCTTCTTATGATTAGTCCGAAATTGGATGCAGTTATTCTCTTACTTCGTTCTGTATGCCATATTTGGTTCAGACTTTGAGATCTTGTTGATTTTCCAAATTAATTGCATCACTCTGTGTCAAATTCAGCTCAGTCCATTCACATTCAAGGTCAACGCAGGTATGAAGGGCTTTTGGGAACACAGTACTTCCACAATTTTCTGCTGCACGGGGTTTTGTAATAGGTAAAATCAATGGTGCCTGAAATTATGCGATAATAAATATATTgcgataaaaaatatattgcaaTGATAGACATGACATATAATGTTGAGGGTTATGTTTAGGATCTCCAATGAGTTGTGATCGGATTTGACTTTCATGGAAAAAGTGTGTTTTCTATCGGGATCCATGTTGAGTTGTATATAAATCATGTCTAATGAAAAACCATTCaagattctttttatcatatatgttttacattattgTACTACCCATGAATactaaaaaaaagaaataatattatgtaccacaatacaaaattattttacacataTGTTTGGTATAAGTATTTAAACAGGCTTTTGGGAAAGGTGTGTATCTGTATTTGGTAAAGAAACTGAATCATAGTTACACTGACCTGGAATGTGCACCCTTTAGTTAGCAAGTAACTGGAAACACAAACATTGGTAAAATGCACCGAGTTACTAAAAGGAACACAAATAcaacaaatgaaatttgaaaaaaaaagaataagaacAACACTAAGCAACGTtaatgaaatatgacaaaacTTTTCCTAGTGAGGTTGTTTACAAACGCTCTCTATTTAGACCTGATGTATGCATGTACGTAGATTTATACGCTTCAAGAACaataatttaaataaacaaaaacgtaaaattgaaattataaacAAGTGAAAACTATTTCAATAACTCAAAATAACCGTGTACACACCCAGCTTTGCAACTGCAATGTGCATCGTCTAATTTCTTCCTTTCAAAGTTGACATCAATGTTGATCTTGAGTGGGTCCTGTGTTTTTCTCTGACTCCGATATACTTCGGCTTTTATTAGCATATTTTCGCGTTCTTGTGTATATAATCTGACTGATTTAACATAAGAATCCTTCATAAACGCGACAGTCCGTTGTTTTTGCCGAAGGGACGGTGTATGTAACATGTATGATGCAGAAAAGTCGTCTGGGATGTCCTTTAACGACATGATCCGCGCCATGTTGTTTATGTGTCGAATGTCGTGCTAGTTACCGTCGTCATGGTGGGCGGGGCTTACACAACAATCAGCAATCCGCCAATTACGATGAGATATCAGGAgttcaaacaatttattttaaattaatgattttGCAAAGTCTATGATCTttgtaatgatctaatttgtcTGTAGGTCGAATGCTGCTTGAAGGGatattgttaagctgttcttgtatttttaattttgaccacggattgatcactgtttgttatcctcgtctttttatacatacatttcaaAACTGACAGCTCGACACGTAGCAAAAAATACTCAACATCGCAATATGGTTAGTTTTATGCTCTCCCATTCCACCAAAAGACCCAGCCATTGCATAACTTCTCCATTCACCGGTGATGCTGGCGATCAATGTGTTAATGAAGGACGATTTTCCACATCCTGGCATCCCAATTATGGCGATATTTAAAGGTGTGTCTTCCTTTCCAATTCTTTGTAGTAATTCTTCTAAAGATTCTCTTCTTATCCTCTCTCTTTGGCTTTGTATAGCTTCTTCAtacttgtaaaaaaaactttctgtGTATAACTTGACGAATGCAAATAAATGTAGCTGTGTTAACAGATTACCCTACCTTtataaagttagtaaaaatgacaGTTCGAAAATTAGTTTATTTTTTCGACAAAATCCATGGTCATTAGTTTGATGAAATTAGGAATATTCAATATGCATGAAAGGGTCCTATTTTCATTCTAACACGATCGCATTGATCGAGTAACCGGGTTTTTATACATTCTAAGTTCTTGAAATAAATCGCTTCGGCGCAACCAAGACTCGTAGAAATGTAAGTTTCTTCTACTGGTTTCACACAAAGTATCAACAAACGATTCTCGTCTCTTACATGCGCTAAGTCGTTGTTTACACACATTGATTTTCTTAGTTTAAATGCCTTTACGcattaggggcgatttcaagttcacagtaaaatatcaaaattaccGCGGTGAATACTGCATATAAAGAAAATGAGACTGAAATGATAttgaatagaaataaaaatgaacatttgaCAAGAAGTTGACAAGCAGATATACACCTATACAGATGAGCACTCGATAGTGGTAGTGAATTATGAATTACTATCTTTTTTGACCACGCTACCACTATAGATCTAGGGACGTTTTAAAAGAATTATCGGTCTTTTCCAAACGGTGGCGTTAAAGTCAGCTGCCATTGACATGCTGACGAAGTATCGAAGCGACTAAATATGATTTACAAAACATGGGTGACAGGGTGATAGAAAACTGTGTTATGTGTTCCTTCTATAACATTGATGCTTCGAATTAGTATAAAGACTAAGGAAAAACAGAAGGATATGTCATTCATATAATAAAGACTATCATCTACCTGACAATTAACGGGAGGCTTTAGTGTGCAATAAATAGGCTACACATACCCAGATCTACAGTTTATTATAGTAATTCAAAGCACTTTTCTAGAAAACTTAGCTGAAACAGTAATATTAATCCTGGTATCCCCCTACTACGCATTTTGAACTGACTAGGCcgaatattttaaacatttttaccgATAATTTTCAACAGAAGTGCATTTCTGCAGAGTACTATTATTTTTCTTTAGAAACCATAGCTATGCTACGCATTCACTTATAAGACAGTAACAATGAAACGTTTTATGTTTCCCCTAAGGTATCTCATTTCTACTCGAATACGCTCATGAAATAATCAGAATCGCCAATAACTGAAATTATTCATACATCTTTGCAAACTATTCCAATTCTATGTAGTACTCACGTTATCACCTGCATCGTTCATGTTAGCTGGTTTCCTATAAACATTACAATTGAAAGAATATTATGTTTTCGTgattaattgggttaattttcttttacttaCTTCCAATACacaataaaaacacaaaataagCTGTTAAGGCATATCAGTATATCAATTTATAAATGCATTTCACTAGTGAAAAATGCAAATTAAACAACGCAACGAATACACTGAAAATTCATATTGTGCAAGTTTTAACATGGATACACTGTATTTCTTATagctgtctttttttttttttttttttttttttttttttagaaaagacACATCCCCGCTATTATGATTATTATCTCttcaattttattaaattttcatttcaatacCGATTCGATAATTCCATACATAAGAAGTCTTTCATAGTCGTTTTAATGATCTTATCTCAATACAACCTTTTGTGAGGAGGAAAGTTGTCTAATttctgaaaggtgaagataacgaacagtgattaatctcataacttctataagcaatacaaaatagagagttgggcgaacacggacctctggacacaccagaagtggaatcaggtgcctaggaggaataagcatcctctgtcgaccggtcacacccgccgtgagccctatctcctgatcaggtaaacggagttatccgtagtcaaaatcagtctgacaagaacggcctaacaatcggtatgaaacacgtcagacagcatttgatccaatgataggttgcattgacgaactagatcgttataacgaccatagaatttgcgaaatgccaacttcaatcgagactgttgaaacccctgtactatcaatttgtttgtcagtagcttgcctcccttaaaaaaactgaccataagccgaacaagctcttgcgtatcgaatcagtaagatatataaacaccacatgcaggtgataatggaatattgctacataaatatgggaagttgacgaaggagaagctgaaatcaccccgtttgtcatatagttgagttgtcatTTTGCCGTTATTGTCtagtttcaataaaatatctaagtatgaagcaaaagtggacgattctgtggtgtcttttatttcgagctgaCAGGGATATATAGAATCGATATATGACAGAACGTCGTcagtgtatctaaatgtcgaattgaaggccagagcatgatattttttctctttttagCATGTACAATTATCCATATATTACATGCATGTGTTTATTAAAGATTTAAGTTACTATAATGTATAACGATTGTAGTATATACATTATCAACCTATCGGATTTAGCAAATTGCGTATGTAATGAATCGAAATTGGTCATCCCTAACACTTCGCTATACGCACATTTTTCTGTTATTTTTTCATGCACTCATGTTTGGTAAGGACGTTATTTCGATACTGACGTTACCTATGGATTAATTTAAACGCCTGGTCAAGATATGTCTTATGATGAGTGTTATCGGTCAACAAgaaatgcttactccacctGAGCACCTAATGTCATTCCAAAACACAGAGAATAGGGCAGATGCAGATACCTGAAAATATCTGTGGTAGGATTAAGTGTCCAGGAGGAGAAAAGAGATCTGGTTTTCTAATGCAACCTGTTAGtaggccaaatgctgtctgacatgtttcataccaatgtAATGTTTCCTATCaattgtaaggccgttctttacGGATTACTCAGTCTGAAACTCCTTGAGTAGACGTTGATATTTTATAAGCTTTCcaatttgtttgttttcctGTTCATATCCTGTGGTGATAAAAATCGATAAATCAAAGGTGTGCATCAAGAGCCCGAGCAAACCTAATATCGTTCGTATCAAATATTAACATTATACTATCTATAGTGATGTTCTAATTGCGTATTTGTTTGATCTAAACACCAATGATCTAAcgaatattttgtatttacatttgttcTTATTTTCGTCAATAAAACTGATACATATTTGCTTTATAAATAATCATTGTGCATGTCTACAGAAACATGAAATACACCGTGCTCGTTCATCCACAGTGATAATTTCACTAATCATAAGCTACACTTCGCGCTAAAtgtgaattatttcatttaagaaTCAGTTAAACAAGATCAAATTTTCCTCTGATCATTAATCAAGCACTCACCTGATTTTAACTGTGACGAAAAATATTTCTCGTCCAACTTATCGGACAAGCTTAGACACTATACAATGCTATCTCACGTAAACGTTCTCTACATATTGATTTGTACTACGGATCAAAATAAAGGACAGAACTACAGATGTAACGGGTCAAGGGGGGATACTTAAACCCCTAAGCAACCGATTCTACGTCTGATATTTtcggggttcgtgtttgcccttctcttactGTCGTAtatattaatcactgttcgttatattcacttctCACTCAtgtaaagtacaaatttacgAACCAATTTCATAATTGGAAATATGTATCTAGGAAGAAATCCTGTGTCATCTGACATGGTATGATTAGTAATTTTTATGGCGCATTTAGCATACATGTGCACAATTCAGAAAATATCCAAATGGAGCATGATCTCAACCGGAATACctaaacacattaaaaaaacgGTTCAAAAGTAAGAAAAACTACTAAGTATACGAATACagactacatgtaaatgtcgaTCTCAGTTTGATGCATACAatcaacatattattttactgtaatccACATGTTAAGGGTAAGCATATATGGAATGAAGAAGGAAAAGAACTACATcaaaagataaagaacagtgatcaatctcaaaactacAGTAAGGAATAGAAAATTCAAGAGTTGGCAAATTCgaacccctagatataccagaggtgggatcaggtacctaggaggagtaagcatcccctgtcgaccggtcacacccgccgtgaaccctaaattcttgatcaggtaaaaacAGTAATCCGTAgcaaaaatcagtgtgccaagaacggcctaacaatcagtataaaacacgtcagactgtatttgacccaatgaaaggttgtattaggagaccagatcgttataacgaccatagaatttgcaaaatactaactttaaacgagactgttgaaaccttaTAGcgtcagcttgtttgtcagttgtCTGCCTCTATTTGAAAACTAatctgat contains:
- the LOC130046743 gene encoding uncharacterized protein LOC130046743, with protein sequence MARIMSLKDIPDDFSASYMLHTPSLRQKQRTVAFMKDSYVKSVRLYTQERENMLIKAEVYRSQRKTQDPLKINIDVNFERKKLDDAHCSCKAGNSVHFTNVCVSSYLLTKGCTFQAPLILPITKPRAAENCGSTVFPKALHTCVDLECEWTELNLTQSDAINLENQQDLKV